A DNA window from Cervus elaphus chromosome 17, mCerEla1.1, whole genome shotgun sequence contains the following coding sequences:
- the LOC122673437 gene encoding RNA 3'-terminal phosphate cyclase isoform X3 — MIRDLCDGQLEGAEIGSTEITFTPEKIKGGVHTADTKTAGSVCLLMQVSMPCVLFAACPSELRLKGGTNAEMAPQIDYTAMVFKPIVEKFGFTFNCDIKMRGYYPKGGGEVIVRMSPVKQLSPINLTDRGCVTKIYGRAFVAGVLPFKVAKDMAAAAVRCIRKEIRDLYVNIQPVQEPKDQAFGNGNGIIIIAETSTGCLFAGSSLGKRGVNADKVGIEAAEMLLANLRHGGAVDEYLQDQLIIFMALASGISRIKTGPVTLHTQTAIHFAEQLAKAKFTVKKSEDEEDASKDTYIIECRGIGMTNPNL; from the coding sequence ATGATTCGAGATTTGTGTGATGGGCAACTGGAGGGGGCAGAAATCGGCTCAACAGAAATAACGTTTACACCAGAGAAGATCAAAGGTGGAGTCCACACAGCAGATACCAAGACAGCAGGGAGTGTGTGCCTCTTGATGCAGGTCTCAATGCCCTGTGTTCTCTTTGCTGCTTGTCCGTCAGAACTCCGTTTGAAAGGTGGCACTAATGCTGAAATGGCCCCACAGATTGACTACACAGCCATGGTTTTCAAGCCAATTGTTGAAAAATTTGGTTTCACATTTAATTGTGACATTAAAATGAGGGGCTACTACCCAAAGGGAGGTGGTGAAGTGATTGTCCGAATGTCGCCAGTTAAACAGTTGAGCCCAATAAATTTAACTGACCGTGGCTGTGTGACTAAGATTTATGGAAGAGCTTTTGTTGCTGGTGTTTTGCCATTTAAAGTAGCAAAAGATATGGCGGCGGCAGCCGTAAGATGCATCAGGAAGGAGATTAGGGATCTGTATGTTAACATCCAGCCTGTTCAGGAACCTAAAGACCAAGCTTTTGGCAATGGAAATGGAATAATCATTATTGCTGAGACatccactggctgtctgtttgcTGGATCATCACTTGGTAAACGAGGTGTTAATGCAGACAAGGTTGGAATTGAAGCTGCTGAAATGCTGTTGGCAAATCTTAGACATGGTGGTGCTGTGGATGAGTATCTGCAAGACCAGCTGATCATTTTTATGGCGTTAGCCAGTGGAATTTCCAGAATAAAAACAGGACCAGTTACACTCCACACCCAAACAGCTATACATTTTGCTGAGCAACTAGCAAAGGCTAAATTTACTGTGAAGAAATCAGAAGATGAAGAAGATGCCTCTAAAGACACTTATATTATTGAATGCCGAGGAATCGGGATGACAAATCCAAATCTATAG
- the LOC122673437 gene encoding RNA 3'-terminal phosphate cyclase isoform X1 — MAGPRVEVDGGIMEGGGQILRVSTALSCLLGLPLRVQKIRAGRSTPGLRPQHLSGLEMIRDLCDGQLEGAEIGSTEITFTPEKIKGGVHTADTKTAGSVCLLMQVSMPCVLFAACPSELRLKGGTNAEMAPQIDYTAMVFKPIVEKFGFTFNCDIKMRGYYPKGGGEVIVRMSPVKQLSPINLTDRGCVTKIYGRAFVAGVLPFKVAKDMAAAAVRCIRKEIRDLYVNIQPVQEPKDQAFGNGNGIIIIAETSTGCLFAGSSLGKRGVNADKVGIEAAEMLLANLRHGGAVDEYLQDQLIIFMALASGISRIKTGPVTLHTQTAIHFAEQLAKAKFTVKKSEDEEDASKDTYIIECRGIGMTNPNL; from the exons ATGGCGGGGCCGCGGGTGGAGGTGGACGGCGGCATCATGGAAGGGGGCGGGCAGATCCTGAGGGTGTCCACGGCCCTGAGCTGTCTGCTGGGCCTCCCTTTGCGGGTGCAGAAGATCCGAGCCGgccgcagcacgccgggcctcag GCCTCAACATTTATCTGGATTGGAAATGATTCGAGATTTGTGTGATGGGCAACTGGAGGGGGCAGAAATCGGCTCAACAGAAATAACGTTTACACCAGAGAAGATCAAAGGTGGAGTCCACACAGCAGATACCAAGACAGCAGGGAGTGTGTGCCTCTTGATGCAGGTCTCAATGCCCTGTGTTCTCTTTGCTGCTTGTCCGTCAGAACTCCGTTTGAAAGGTGGCACTAATGCTGAAATGGCCCCACAGATTGACTACACAGCCATGGTTTTCAAGCCAATTGTTGAAAAATTTGGTTTCACATTTAATTGTGACATTAAAATGAGGGGCTACTACCCAAAGGGAGGTGGTGAAGTGATTGTCCGAATGTCGCCAGTTAAACAGTTGAGCCCAATAAATTTAACTGACCGTGGCTGTGTGACTAAGATTTATGGAAGAGCTTTTGTTGCTGGTGTTTTGCCATTTAAAGTAGCAAAAGATATGGCGGCGGCAGCCGTAAGATGCATCAGGAAGGAGATTAGGGATCTGTATGTTAACATCCAGCCTGTTCAGGAACCTAAAGACCAAGCTTTTGGCAATGGAAATGGAATAATCATTATTGCTGAGACatccactggctgtctgtttgcTGGATCATCACTTGGTAAACGAGGTGTTAATGCAGACAAGGTTGGAATTGAAGCTGCTGAAATGCTGTTGGCAAATCTTAGACATGGTGGTGCTGTGGATGAGTATCTGCAAGACCAGCTGATCATTTTTATGGCGTTAGCCAGTGGAATTTCCAGAATAAAAACAGGACCAGTTACACTCCACACCCAAACAGCTATACATTTTGCTGAGCAACTAGCAAAGGCTAAATTTACTGTGAAGAAATCAGAAGATGAAGAAGATGCCTCTAAAGACACTTATATTATTGAATGCCGAGGAATCGGGATGACAAATCCAAATCTATAG
- the LOC122673437 gene encoding RNA 3'-terminal phosphate cyclase isoform X2: protein MAGPRVEVDGGIMEGGGQILRVSTALSCLLGLPLRVQKIRAGRSTPGLRSVCLLMQVSMPCVLFAACPSELRLKGGTNAEMAPQIDYTAMVFKPIVEKFGFTFNCDIKMRGYYPKGGGEVIVRMSPVKQLSPINLTDRGCVTKIYGRAFVAGVLPFKVAKDMAAAAVRCIRKEIRDLYVNIQPVQEPKDQAFGNGNGIIIIAETSTGCLFAGSSLGKRGVNADKVGIEAAEMLLANLRHGGAVDEYLQDQLIIFMALASGISRIKTGPVTLHTQTAIHFAEQLAKAKFTVKKSEDEEDASKDTYIIECRGIGMTNPNL, encoded by the exons ATGGCGGGGCCGCGGGTGGAGGTGGACGGCGGCATCATGGAAGGGGGCGGGCAGATCCTGAGGGTGTCCACGGCCCTGAGCTGTCTGCTGGGCCTCCCTTTGCGGGTGCAGAAGATCCGAGCCGgccgcagcacgccgggcctca GGAGTGTGTGCCTCTTGATGCAGGTCTCAATGCCCTGTGTTCTCTTTGCTGCTTGTCCGTCAGAACTCCGTTTGAAAGGTGGCACTAATGCTGAAATGGCCCCACAGATTGACTACACAGCCATGGTTTTCAAGCCAATTGTTGAAAAATTTGGTTTCACATTTAATTGTGACATTAAAATGAGGGGCTACTACCCAAAGGGAGGTGGTGAAGTGATTGTCCGAATGTCGCCAGTTAAACAGTTGAGCCCAATAAATTTAACTGACCGTGGCTGTGTGACTAAGATTTATGGAAGAGCTTTTGTTGCTGGTGTTTTGCCATTTAAAGTAGCAAAAGATATGGCGGCGGCAGCCGTAAGATGCATCAGGAAGGAGATTAGGGATCTGTATGTTAACATCCAGCCTGTTCAGGAACCTAAAGACCAAGCTTTTGGCAATGGAAATGGAATAATCATTATTGCTGAGACatccactggctgtctgtttgcTGGATCATCACTTGGTAAACGAGGTGTTAATGCAGACAAGGTTGGAATTGAAGCTGCTGAAATGCTGTTGGCAAATCTTAGACATGGTGGTGCTGTGGATGAGTATCTGCAAGACCAGCTGATCATTTTTATGGCGTTAGCCAGTGGAATTTCCAGAATAAAAACAGGACCAGTTACACTCCACACCCAAACAGCTATACATTTTGCTGAGCAACTAGCAAAGGCTAAATTTACTGTGAAGAAATCAGAAGATGAAGAAGATGCCTCTAAAGACACTTATATTATTGAATGCCGAGGAATCGGGATGACAAATCCAAATCTATAG